In Dryocola sp. LX212, the genomic stretch AGATGTGAGCTGAATCAGCCAAACTGCAGCACAATAACATTTAACGATATGAAATTTCATTAAATCCAATGAATTTTCTACAAGCTATCCGTTTGATTTACTGCAATTAATAAGTAGTTCATATGATTTGATCTTCTTTTATAAAACTATTATGTTTTTTGGCTTTAGAATACCCTATCCTTCTCATTGATGTTTAATTGTTGCTAAATATACTATTCACTATATCCATTATTGTGCGTTATGCGCTTTTATGCTGTGATTCTCAAGATTCGTAAGATAGGCTGATGAATTCACAAGTTGCTCCGGTGAAAGTGAGGTATTTGTTGTGCTTATTATTTCTGGGGCAGGGCTTCTCGATTAATTAGACTTGCTGAAGTTAATTGATTGTGGGCGGCCTTTTAGGATTTTCTGTCAGCATGTTTTCCGAAAATGACAAATGGAATGACCTACAGTCTTGTCTATATAAGAGGGAATCGCCCTATCAAATGGAGTATTTATGTCAGGTAATAACATGGATCTGCCACCGGTGGCTGACAGCTCTAAACCGCAGTTACGCACGGTTGATTTAAATTTATTAACCGTATTTGACGCGGTCATGCAGGTGCAAAATATCACCAAGGCGGCCCAGCTATTAGGGATGTCTCAACCCGCGGTCAGCAACGCTGTAGCTCGCTTAAAAATCATGTTTAATGATGAACTCTTTGTACGCTATGGCCGAGGCATTCAGCCCACTGCCCGGGCATTTCAGCTGTTTTGTACGATCCGTCAGGCACTGCAACTGGTACAAAATGAACTCCCAGGCTCGGAGTTTGAACCGGTCGCTAGCGAAAGAATTTTTCATCTCTGCGTCAGTAGCCCGCTGGATAATTTATTGACGTCGGTAATCTTTAATAACATCCGCAAACACGCTCCCCATATTCAGCTATTATTTAAGTCATGCTTAAATAAAGATATAGAACATCAGCTGCGCTACCAGGAAACTGAGTTTGTCATCAGCTACAACGCGTTCCGCCGCCCGGAATTTACCTGCGTGCCGTTATTCAAAGATGAGATGGTTCTGGTGGCGAGCAAAAAACACCCACGGCTGACAGTCCCACTGACTGCGGCAGATATTTATAACGAACAGCATGCCGTGGTGGCATTGGATCGTTTTGCTTCGTTCAGCGCACCCTGGTATCAGAATTCGCAAACCCAGGCCTGTATTTCTTATCAGGGTATGGCTATGACCAGCGTGCTAAATGTTGTTTCCCAGACGCAGCTGGTGGCCATTGCGCCGCGATGGTTAGCAGAGGAATTCTCCAGGAGCCTGCGCCTCAGCTTATTCTCGCTACCGCTCGAAGAAAATACGCGAACCTGTTATCTCTCATGGCATGAAGCTGCGGGCAGGGATAAAGCTCATCAGTGGATGGCTGAATTACTGACCTCCATCTGTGTGAAATAAGCCTTAAGTTAAAAATCAGCAAAACCGGTTAGGGCAACTCGCCGGTTTTTCTTTTTATGGGCTTAAAACTGGTATTTTATGCTGTGCCGTTTTTTTCCCCTGACGGTGGATGACGATCCCAGTTATAAGAATGTGATATCTCCTGTCATTTTGTCTTTTTGAAACATAATCACTCATCATCTTTCCTTGTGCTTAGCGCTAAACGCTGCCTGCGCGATATTTTGTAGCAAATAAGTAAAAACTGGCCGTTGGCGGGCCTTTGCGAGGAGATTGCGTGCCTGATTTTCAACGGTTATGTTAGGTGGCATTCGCAGAATCAAAAGTCAGGCAGGCGCAGAGAACCTGCTTCAACGACCGGGCGAAAAAGCATTCCGCTGGCGGTCAAAACGTAAGCCTGGAGGCAAACCATGGAGATGTTGTCAGGAGCCGAGATGGTCGTCCGATCGCTTATCGATCAGGGCGTGAAACATGTATTCGGCTATCCCGGAGGCGCGGTACTCGATATCTATGACGCGCTCCACACCATTGGTGGTATTGAGCATGTGCTGGTGCGCCATGAACAGGCGGCGGTACATATGGCCGATGGTCTGGCCCGTGCAACGGGAGAGGTCGGGGTAGTGCTGGTGACTTCCGGTCCCGGAGCGACAAATGCCATTACCGGTATTGCCACTGCCTATATGGACTCCATTCCCCTGGTCATCCTCTCCGGACAGGTAGCGACTTCCCTGATTGGCTACGACGCGTTCCAGGAGTGCGACATGGTGGGGATTTCCCGACCGGTGGTCAAACACAGTTTCCTGGTTAAGCAGGCTGAAGATATTCCTGCCGTAATCAAAAAAGCGTTCTGGCTGGCGGCAAGTGGACGTCCGGGGCCGGTGGTGGTAGACCTGCCAAAAGATATCATGAGCCCGGCGAACAAATTCCCGTATAGCTATCCAGATACGGTCAGTATGCGTTCCTATAACCCAACGACTCAGGGCCATAAAGGGCAGATCAAACGCGCGCTGCAAACCTTGCTGACGGCGAAAAAGCCCGTGATGTATGTGGGCGGCGGTGCCATTACCTCTGCTAGCCATGCCGAGCTGCGCGAGCTGGCTGAACAGCTTAACATTCCCGTTGTTTCATCTCTTATGGGGCTGGGGGCGTTTCCGGGAACGCATCGCCAGGCGCTGGGCATGCTGGGAATGCACGGCACTTATGAAGCCAATATGGTGATGCACAACTCCGATGTTATCTTCGGCGTTGGCGTGCGCTTTGACGACCGGACCACCAACAACCTGGCAAAATACTGTCCGAATGCCACCGTGCTGCACATCGATATCGATCCGACCTCTATTTCTAAGACGGTTGGCGCGGATATCCCTATCGTTGGGGATGCCCGTCAGGTGCTGCAGCAGATGCTTGAGCTGCTATCCCAGGAGGAGACAGTGCAATCTTGCGATGATATTCGCGACTGGTGGCAGAGCATTGAAAACTGGCGCGCAAGGCAGTGCCTTGAGTTCGACCGTGAAAGCGGAAAAATCAAGCCGCAGGCCGTCATCGAAACGATCTATAAGCTGACTAACGGCGAGGCGTATGTCACCTCGGACGTTGGCCAGCATCAGATGTTCGCCGCCCTCTATTACACCTTTGACGAACCGCGTCGTTGGATCAACTCCGGCGGCCTCGGCACTATGGGCTTCGGCCTGCCGGCGGCACTGGGCGTGAAGATGGCCCTGCCGGATGAAACGGTTGTCTGTGTCACCGGAGATGGCAGCATCCAGATGAACATTCAGGAATTGTCCACCGCGCTACAGTACGGGTTGCCGGTGCTGGTGCTGAATCTCAATAACCGCTTCCTGGGAATGGTCAAACAGTGGCAGGACATGATCTATTCAGGTCGCCACTCGCAGTCCTATATGGAATCCCTGCCTGATTTCGTGCGCATTGCCGAAGCCTACGGGCATGTTGGGATCAGCATCACCCAGCCTGAAGAGCTGGAAAGCAAGCTGGTAGAAGCGCTTGAGGCAGTTAAAAACCAGCGTCTGGTATTCGTCGACGTAATGGTGGACGGCACCGAGCACGTTTACCCGATGCAGATCCGCGGCGGTGGAATGGATGAAATGTGGCTAAGCAAAACGGAGAGAACCTGATATGCGCCGGATACTGTCTGTCTTACTGGAAAACGAATCCGGGGCGCTGTCGCGCGTGATCGGCCTGTTCTCCCAGCGTGGCTATAATATTGAAAGCCTTACGGTCGCGCCAACCGACGACCCAACCTTGTCGCGCATGACGATCCAGACCGTCGGCGATGAAAAAGTGCTGGAGCAAATCGAGAAGCAGCTGCATAAGCTGGTGGACGTGTTGCGCGTCAGCGAGCTGGGGCAGGGGGCCCACGTCGAACGTGAGATCATGCTCGTTAAGGTCCAGGCCAGCGGCTACGGTCGCGAAGAGGTGAAACGCAGCGCGGAAATCTTCCGCGGGCAGATCATCGACGTGACGCCAACGCTTTATACGGTTCAGCTGGCGGGCACCAGCGACAAGCTCGATGCATTCCTCAATACAATTCGTGAAGTAGCGAAAATTGTTGAGGTAGCGCGTTCCGGCATCGTGGGCGTTTCCCGCGGCGACAGGATCATGCGCTAGGCATAAATGTGATCTGGTTCACACGCCCGGTATCCACTACCGGGCTTTTTTTTGGAATCCATTCAACAACTGCCCGTAAAAGCAGTTGCTGGAGTTAATATTCTGCGCTTAGATGTCAACGTTGTAACCATGACCAGGGTATGGTTATGGATAACTTACTGATTAAGGGGCTTCTGTGAAATTGGATGAAATCGCGCGCCTGGCTGGAGTATCGCGCACCACGGCGAGCTACGTCATCAACGGTAAAGCAAAGCAGTATCGCGTCAGTGACAAGACCGTTGAGAAAGTCATGGCGGTTGTACGCGAACATAACTACCACCCTAATGCGGTGGCGGCGGGTTTGCGGGCAGGGCGCACGCGCTCAATAGGTCTCGTCATCCCGGACCTGGAAAACACCAGTTATACCCGAATCGCCAATTATCTGGAGCGGCAGGCGCGTCAGCGCGGCTACCAGTTGCTGATAGCCTGTTCGGAAGACCAGCCTGATAACGAGATGCGCTGCATCGAACATCTTCTGCAGCGCCAGGTCGATGCCATCATCGTTTCAACTTCGTTGCCCCCGGAGCATCCTTTCTACCAGCGCTGGGCTAACGATCCTTTCCCTATCATCGCGCTGGACCGTGCGCTGGATCGTGAACACTTCACGAGCGTGGTAGGCGCAGACCAGGACGATGCGGAGATGCTGGCCGAAGAGCTACGCAAATTTCCGGCCGATACCGTTCTCTATCTTGGGGCGCTGCCTGAGCTTTCCGTAAGCTATCTACGCGAGCAAGGCTTCCGTACGGCGTGGAAGGATGATCCCCGCGAAGTTCATTTCCTGTACGCCAACAGCTACGAGCGTGAAGCGGCAGCCCAGCTGTTTGAAAAATGGCTGGAGATGCATCCGATGCCGCAGGCGCTGTTCACCACTTCGTTTGCCCTGCTGCAGGGGGTAATGGACGTGACGCTACGCCGTGAAGGCCGCCTGCCCTCTGAGCTTGCTATTGCCACCTTTGGCGATCACGAACTGCTGGATTTCCTGCAATGCCCGGTGCTGGCTGTCGCCCAGCGTCATCGCGACGTTGCGGAACGCGTGCTTGAGCTGGTGCTTGCCAGCCTGGACGAGCCGCGCAAGCCCAAGACCGGGCTGACGCGCATTCGTCGTAATTTGTATCGTCGCGGCAGTCTAAGCCGTCATTGAGGCCATTAATTTGAGGCAGTTCAGACTGCCTTTTTTAATTGAGACTTTTCTTCTGTAATTTTCCTTATTATTTCAGGCGATTAATTTAGTCGGCATTTATGTAAAGAAAGTAAAGCCAAAAAGTAATGAATACACCCCATGTATTATTTTGTTACATAGCAATGGGTAAAAAGTGTCGGATAAATAAACAATAATTCCTGCTCATGTCTGAAAGCCGCTCCCGGACTGCGCTCCGCCCGTATCTGGTGCTGTTAACCTTTAGGGAAATGCCTTAAAATGCCGGCTGCGTCGCAAACTGAGCACCTGGTGTTTTTGTTATCGAGTTTTCAGTAGATTTAACGAACAACGTGTTTATTCGTCTCTTTTCTTTCAAATATTCATAACGTTAATTTTTGCCTCGCTGATCCAGCGCTTTTCACGCCAGCCATTTTCAATCGCTTAGGTGAGGAAATTTATTTCCCGCAGCGGCGAGGCTTGCTTGACAAGGTTTTCCTCCGCTCCGTAAACTCCTTTAGGTGGGAATTTGTGGGGTAAAGTGGTGGAGAGGATCAACTTAGGGTGAGGCTGGCATGTTCCGTGGGGCAACATTAGTCAATCTCGACAGCAAGGGGCGGCTTGCCGTACCTACCCGTTATCGGGAAAAGCTGATCGAAACCTCAGAAGGTCAGATGGTTTGCACCATTGACATCCATCACCCCTGCCTGCTGCTCTACACCCTTCCCGAGTGGGAAATTATTGAACAAAAGCTAGCCCGTTTGTCGAGCATGAACCCCGCAGAGCGCCGTGCTCAGCGTCTGTTACTGGGGCATGCCAGTGAATGTCAGATGGATAGTGCCGGGCGGTTACTGTTGGCACCTGTCTTACGCCAGCACGCCGGGCTGACCAAAGAAGTCATGCTGGTCGGGCAGTTCAATAAGTTTGAACTGTGGGATGAAGCGACCTGGCATCTACAAGTTAAGGAAGACATCGACGCTGAGCAGGCCATGACGACAGAACTGTCGGACCGTCTGCAGGACTTGTCACTATAAGTAATGATGGAAAATTTTAAACATACTACGGTGCTGCTTGATGAGGCCGTCAACGGCCTTAATATTCGTCACGATGGCATCTACATTGATGGCACGTTTGGTCGCGGTGGCCACTCACGACTGATTCTCTCCCAGCTGGGAGCAGAAGGTCGTCTGCTGGCTATCGACCGCGATCCGCAGGCAATCGCTGCCGCCGAAGCCATTGATGACCCTCGTTTCTCCATCATTCACGGCCCTTTCTCTGAGCTTGCGCAATACGTTAGTGAACGCGGGCTTACCGGTAAAATCGACGGTATTCTTCTCGACCTTGGCGTTTCCTCCCCGCAGCTTGATGACGCAGAGCGCGGCTTCTCGTTTATGCGCGATGGTCCGCTGGATATGCGCATGGATCCTACCCGTGGCCAGTCCGCCGCCCAGTGGTTATTGACCGCTGACGAAGCCGACATCGCCTGGGTGATTAAAACCTTCGGTGAAGAGAAGTTCGGTAAACGCATTGCACGCGCCATCATCGAACGCAATCGCGAAGAGCCAATGACGCGCACTAAAGAGCTGGCTGCGGTTGTGGCAGCTGCTATGCCGGTTAAAGATAAATTTAAACACCCGGCGACGCGCACGTTCCAGGCGATTCGTATCTGGATTAACAGCGAGCTGGAAGAGATTGAGAAGGCGCTGAAAGGCTCCATCGAAGCCCTTTCACCGGGCGGTCGTCTGTCAATCATCAGCTTCCACTCGCTTGAAGACCGCATCGTTAAACGCTTTATGCGTGAGAACAGCCGTGGTCCACAGGTACCGGCTGGTTTGCCGATGACGGAAGCACAGCTGAACAAACTTGGTGGCCGCTATCTGAAATCGCTCGGCAAAATGATGCCGGGTGAAGCGGAAGTGGCGGAAAACGTACGCGCCCGGAGTTCGGTGCTGCGTATCGCTGAGAGGACTATTGCATGATCAACAGAGTGTCAGAAGCTCTGGGGATAGTCACCCAACTTGGCAGCAACGAGCGTCACGCATTGCCAACGGTGATTGGCGGCGACCTGTTTCGCCACGGCAAACTGCCACTCTGCCTATTCATCGCTATTATCTTTACCGCGATTTCCGTGGTAACAACCGCACACCATACCCGTCTGCTCACCGCTCAGCGTGAGCAAATGGTGGTGGAGCGCGACGCGCTGGATATTGAGTGGCGCAATCTGATCCTGGAAGAAAACGCGCTCGGCGATCACAGCCGGGTAGAACGGATCGCGACGGAAAAGCTGCAGCTGCAGCATGTCGATCCTTCGCAGGAAAACATCGTAGTTCAGCAATAAGGATTAGCGCGACAGATGAGAGCAGCGGCAAAAAAGCTTAAACCAAAACGCCAGGAAGAGCAGGCCAACTTTATCGGTTGGCGTTTTGCGTTGCTTTGCGGCTGCATCCTGTTAGCGCTGGCGTTTCTGTTAGGCCGCGTTGCCTGGCTGCAGATCATCGCGCCTGACATGCTGGTGCGCCAGGGCGATATGCGCTCCCTGCGCGTTCAGGAAGTCTCAACGTCACGCGGCATGATCAGCGATCGCGCCGGTCGTCCTTTAGCGGTCAGCGTACCGGTAAAAGCAATTTGGGCAGATCCTAAAGAGCTACACGACGCCGGGGGTATCACTCTTGATAACCGCTGGAAGGCGCTGGCCGATGCGCTAAAAATCCCGCTCGACCAGCTTGCCTCCCGCGTTAACAGCAACCCGAAAGGGCGCTTTATTTACCTGGCGCGTCAGGTTAACCCGGACATTGGCGATTACATCAAAAAGCTGAAGCTGCCGGGGATTCACCTGCGGGAAGAATCGCGTCGTTACTACCCTTCAGGGGAAGT encodes the following:
- the leuO gene encoding transcriptional regulator LeuO yields the protein MSGNNMDLPPVADSSKPQLRTVDLNLLTVFDAVMQVQNITKAAQLLGMSQPAVSNAVARLKIMFNDELFVRYGRGIQPTARAFQLFCTIRQALQLVQNELPGSEFEPVASERIFHLCVSSPLDNLLTSVIFNNIRKHAPHIQLLFKSCLNKDIEHQLRYQETEFVISYNAFRRPEFTCVPLFKDEMVLVASKKHPRLTVPLTAADIYNEQHAVVALDRFASFSAPWYQNSQTQACISYQGMAMTSVLNVVSQTQLVAIAPRWLAEEFSRSLRLSLFSLPLEENTRTCYLSWHEAAGRDKAHQWMAELLTSICVK
- the ilvI gene encoding acetolactate synthase 3 large subunit — protein: MEMLSGAEMVVRSLIDQGVKHVFGYPGGAVLDIYDALHTIGGIEHVLVRHEQAAVHMADGLARATGEVGVVLVTSGPGATNAITGIATAYMDSIPLVILSGQVATSLIGYDAFQECDMVGISRPVVKHSFLVKQAEDIPAVIKKAFWLAASGRPGPVVVDLPKDIMSPANKFPYSYPDTVSMRSYNPTTQGHKGQIKRALQTLLTAKKPVMYVGGGAITSASHAELRELAEQLNIPVVSSLMGLGAFPGTHRQALGMLGMHGTYEANMVMHNSDVIFGVGVRFDDRTTNNLAKYCPNATVLHIDIDPTSISKTVGADIPIVGDARQVLQQMLELLSQEETVQSCDDIRDWWQSIENWRARQCLEFDRESGKIKPQAVIETIYKLTNGEAYVTSDVGQHQMFAALYYTFDEPRRWINSGGLGTMGFGLPAALGVKMALPDETVVCVTGDGSIQMNIQELSTALQYGLPVLVLNLNNRFLGMVKQWQDMIYSGRHSQSYMESLPDFVRIAEAYGHVGISITQPEELESKLVEALEAVKNQRLVFVDVMVDGTEHVYPMQIRGGGMDEMWLSKTERT
- the ilvN gene encoding acetolactate synthase small subunit, coding for MRRILSVLLENESGALSRVIGLFSQRGYNIESLTVAPTDDPTLSRMTIQTVGDEKVLEQIEKQLHKLVDVLRVSELGQGAHVEREIMLVKVQASGYGREEVKRSAEIFRGQIIDVTPTLYTVQLAGTSDKLDAFLNTIREVAKIVEVARSGIVGVSRGDRIMR
- the cra gene encoding catabolite repressor/activator is translated as MKLDEIARLAGVSRTTASYVINGKAKQYRVSDKTVEKVMAVVREHNYHPNAVAAGLRAGRTRSIGLVIPDLENTSYTRIANYLERQARQRGYQLLIACSEDQPDNEMRCIEHLLQRQVDAIIVSTSLPPEHPFYQRWANDPFPIIALDRALDREHFTSVVGADQDDAEMLAEELRKFPADTVLYLGALPELSVSYLREQGFRTAWKDDPREVHFLYANSYEREAAAQLFEKWLEMHPMPQALFTTSFALLQGVMDVTLRREGRLPSELAIATFGDHELLDFLQCPVLAVAQRHRDVAERVLELVLASLDEPRKPKTGLTRIRRNLYRRGSLSRH
- the mraZ gene encoding division/cell wall cluster transcriptional repressor MraZ; amino-acid sequence: MFRGATLVNLDSKGRLAVPTRYREKLIETSEGQMVCTIDIHHPCLLLYTLPEWEIIEQKLARLSSMNPAERRAQRLLLGHASECQMDSAGRLLLAPVLRQHAGLTKEVMLVGQFNKFELWDEATWHLQVKEDIDAEQAMTTELSDRLQDLSL
- the rsmH gene encoding 16S rRNA (cytosine(1402)-N(4))-methyltransferase RsmH, whose protein sequence is MMENFKHTTVLLDEAVNGLNIRHDGIYIDGTFGRGGHSRLILSQLGAEGRLLAIDRDPQAIAAAEAIDDPRFSIIHGPFSELAQYVSERGLTGKIDGILLDLGVSSPQLDDAERGFSFMRDGPLDMRMDPTRGQSAAQWLLTADEADIAWVIKTFGEEKFGKRIARAIIERNREEPMTRTKELAAVVAAAMPVKDKFKHPATRTFQAIRIWINSELEEIEKALKGSIEALSPGGRLSIISFHSLEDRIVKRFMRENSRGPQVPAGLPMTEAQLNKLGGRYLKSLGKMMPGEAEVAENVRARSSVLRIAERTIA
- the ftsL gene encoding cell division protein FtsL, whose amino-acid sequence is MINRVSEALGIVTQLGSNERHALPTVIGGDLFRHGKLPLCLFIAIIFTAISVVTTAHHTRLLTAQREQMVVERDALDIEWRNLILEENALGDHSRVERIATEKLQLQHVDPSQENIVVQQ